From one Paenibacillus terrae HPL-003 genomic stretch:
- a CDS encoding glycosyltransferase family 2 protein has translation MECPLVSVVIPAYNRPHTLKIAIDSVLEQTYPNIEIIICDDSTTNEVQEMLDSYLDSFPQIKYYKNEKNLFLGNWHKCFDLASGEYINYLMDDDMFHKEKIARMIYFFENFENITLVTSYRQTINESGGIIPPIYATERLYEETRIMEGRMLANIALTRCLNVIGEPTTVLFKKTDLIERFGVYKGKQYSLLNDLASWLGLLSKGRAVYIPEELSYFRIHSNQNNQTLGQNAFTEWLDIMIASRDDGFLDTDDLFKTALHSYHERIKGRPQFDADIKRIEMILKTLES, from the coding sequence GTGGAATGCCCATTAGTAAGTGTAGTTATACCCGCATATAATCGCCCCCATACACTAAAAATCGCCATCGACAGTGTATTGGAACAAACTTATCCGAACATCGAAATCATTATCTGTGATGACAGTACAACGAATGAAGTACAAGAAATGCTTGATTCTTATTTAGATTCTTTTCCCCAAATTAAATATTATAAAAATGAGAAAAATCTTTTTCTCGGAAATTGGCATAAATGTTTCGATTTAGCGTCAGGTGAATATATCAATTACTTAATGGATGATGACATGTTTCATAAAGAAAAAATAGCAAGGATGATCTATTTTTTTGAAAATTTCGAAAACATCACACTCGTTACCTCGTATCGGCAAACCATTAATGAATCAGGGGGTATTATCCCGCCAATCTATGCAACGGAAAGGCTATACGAAGAAACAAGGATCATGGAAGGAAGAATGTTGGCAAACATTGCATTAACTCGTTGTTTAAATGTGATTGGTGAACCTACGACAGTGTTATTTAAAAAAACAGATCTTATCGAACGGTTTGGAGTATATAAAGGAAAACAGTATTCTCTTCTTAATGATTTAGCTTCCTGGTTGGGATTATTATCCAAAGGAAGAGCGGTCTATATTCCTGAAGAACTAAGCTATTTCCGAATACATTCTAATCAAAATAATCAAACGCTTGGTCAAAATGCGTTTACGGAATGGTTAGATATTATGATTGCCTCAAGGGATGATGGATTTCTGGATACTGACGATTTGTTTAAAACCGCACTTCATTCTTATCATGAACGTATAAAGGGTCGTCCACAATTTGATGCAGATATCAAGCGAATTGAAATGATATTAAAAACATTGGAATCATAG
- a CDS encoding DegT/DnrJ/EryC1/StrS family aminotransferase, whose translation MFDIPFLRPNLVKKDQFISNFKKIEESRVYTNYGPLNNLFEERVITQMFDGTGSAVTVQNATLGLMLSISQSKRPTGKYAVMPSFTFAATPLAAEWCGLIPYFLDIEPENWQMDREQLEQTVKLLGDEIAVVVPYATFGSPMDRSVYNRLQQQGIPVVIDAAASFGTITSEEEAMHFGKGFEGAVVFSFHATKSFGIGEGGLVYSVDQDLIKRIRQAGNFGFSSNRESVIQGLNSKISEYTAAIALATLDHFKAVQENRKTIYQYYLQELRHTGLLEQGWSIQKLQGSVVHQFISILSPDPHSNQEVIELLASNSIEARTYFSPACHQQKQFQSYPHSTLDVTEYIAKHIVSLPLWEELDQKIIQRIVKVLESLGREKTR comes from the coding sequence ATGTTCGACATTCCCTTTTTACGACCTAATTTAGTAAAAAAAGATCAATTCATTTCTAACTTCAAGAAAATAGAAGAATCGCGGGTATACACCAATTATGGCCCCTTAAACAATCTGTTTGAAGAGCGAGTCATTACACAGATGTTTGATGGAACCGGCTCTGCTGTGACCGTTCAAAATGCAACCCTCGGTTTGATGCTTTCGATTTCTCAAAGCAAGCGACCCACAGGCAAGTATGCGGTTATGCCAAGCTTTACATTTGCAGCAACCCCGCTTGCTGCCGAGTGGTGCGGTCTTATTCCATACTTTCTTGACATTGAGCCGGAGAATTGGCAAATGGACAGGGAGCAATTAGAGCAGACAGTCAAGCTACTGGGCGATGAGATTGCGGTAGTTGTTCCTTATGCGACTTTTGGCTCACCCATGGATAGATCCGTTTATAACAGGCTGCAGCAGCAAGGTATTCCAGTAGTGATTGATGCGGCCGCCAGCTTCGGAACTATAACTTCTGAGGAAGAAGCCATGCATTTTGGCAAAGGCTTCGAAGGAGCCGTCGTTTTCAGCTTTCATGCCACCAAATCCTTTGGTATTGGAGAGGGTGGTCTAGTATATAGTGTGGACCAGGATTTGATAAAGCGAATTCGTCAGGCGGGAAATTTTGGTTTCTCCAGCAACAGAGAGTCTGTCATCCAAGGACTAAACAGTAAGATATCCGAGTATACCGCTGCTATCGCTTTAGCCACTCTCGATCATTTCAAGGCTGTGCAGGAGAATAGAAAGACAATCTACCAATATTATCTTCAAGAGCTGCGTCACACAGGCTTATTAGAACAAGGCTGGTCTATACAAAAACTGCAAGGATCTGTAGTTCACCAATTTATATCCATTCTTAGTCCGGACCCCCACAGCAATCAAGAAGTTATTGAATTATTAGCCTCTAATTCCATAGAAGCCAGAACCTACTTTTCTCCAGCGTGCCATCAGCAGAAGCAGTTCCAAAGCTATCCCCATTCCACGCTTGATGTTACTGAGTATATTGCCAAACATATTGTCAGCCTACCCTTATGGGAAGAGCTGGACCAGAAAATCATTCAAAGAATTGTAAAAGTTCTAGAGAGCTTGGGAAGAGAAAAAACGAGATGA
- a CDS encoding acetyltransferase: MKKIVIWGSGGHAREINWLCEELGVQVVGFLDERPEMKGHVVDGVPVLGTLADIEVLKHEVELLCAGVGDPALKKRFVYNTIRSGFRIASSLIHPHVRLSQRNIIGEGSMIFEGSVLSDNIKIGNHVIINRSVTISHDAVIGDYVTISPGVNLAGNVTINDGAYIGIGASVREKRHIGCWSMIGGGAFVKDDIPEFTMAAGVPAVVKKRLADG, translated from the coding sequence ATGAAAAAAATTGTAATTTGGGGATCGGGAGGACATGCCAGGGAGATTAACTGGCTCTGTGAAGAGCTGGGAGTTCAAGTGGTAGGCTTTTTAGACGAACGGCCTGAGATGAAGGGTCATGTTGTAGATGGCGTTCCTGTGTTGGGGACGTTGGCTGATATTGAAGTGTTAAAACATGAGGTGGAGCTCCTATGCGCAGGAGTGGGTGACCCGGCATTAAAGAAGCGATTCGTTTACAATACCATTCGATCGGGGTTTCGTATCGCATCCTCGCTAATACACCCCCATGTTCGTTTGTCTCAAAGAAATATCATTGGAGAGGGGAGTATGATCTTTGAGGGGTCTGTCCTTTCTGACAATATTAAGATTGGAAATCATGTAATTATCAATCGGAGTGTCACCATCAGTCATGATGCGGTTATTGGTGATTATGTAACCATATCCCCAGGTGTGAATCTGGCAGGTAATGTAACCATTAATGACGGAGCCTATATTGGCATTGGAGCCTCGGTACGAGAGAAGCGTCACATCGGTTGTTGGTCAATGATTGGTGGCGGAGCCTTTGTCAAAGACGATATACCCGAATTTACCATGGCTGCAGGTGTACCTGCAGTCGTTAAAAAACGATTAGCTGATGGGTAG
- a CDS encoding bifunctional rhamnulose-1-phosphate aldolase/short-chain dehydrogenase, with the protein MVQSLWNSSQASEQKNTLEQLVYRSNLIGTDRSVCNWGGGNTSSKTTIQDFRGREVEVMYVKGSGSDLATMKARNFTGLRMEDIRPLFEREDMSDEDMVAYLANCMIDAKHPRASIETLLHAFLPFNHVDHTHPDAIISLCCAHNGKEIAKEIFGDRFVWVPYIRPGFKLSKMIAQGVLDHPQAELVLMEKHGLVTWGETSEAAYAKTIEIIQEAESYIKARQKEKPSFGGAKYKALTQEERRNIASSVMPSVRGAVSGDKKMILTFDDAEDVLEFVNAQDSAALSQVGAACPDHLVHTKVVPFFVDWTPDVEDVEVLKIKLVEGIAAYKEQYQAYFERNRHEGDVMFEAAPRVILIPGIGMINTGKSWSNAQVSGALYHRAIAVMRGATALGQFVSLSENESYNVEYWPLELYKLSLAPAEAEFSRKIALITGGAGGIGSATARRLVDEGAHVVLADLNLEGAQKVAAELNDHYGEGRAIAVKMDVTQEDQIQAAYAETALTYGGVDIIVNNAGLATSSPFDETSLKEWNLNVNVLGTGYFLVAREAFKLMKEQTLGGSMVFVGSKNSVYAGKNVTAYSSVKALEAHLARCIAAEGGEYGIRVNTILPDAILQGSAIWNSNWRNERAAAYGIEPDQLEEHYRKRTTLLVNIYPQDIAEGIAFFASSKAEKTTGCMLTIDGGVPAAFTR; encoded by the coding sequence ATGGTACAAAGTCTGTGGAATTCTTCACAAGCATCTGAGCAAAAAAACACGTTGGAACAGCTCGTATATCGCTCTAACCTTATCGGCACGGACAGGAGTGTGTGCAACTGGGGAGGCGGCAATACTTCGTCCAAAACGACGATACAGGATTTTCGCGGACGTGAAGTAGAGGTAATGTACGTCAAAGGCAGCGGTTCTGATCTTGCTACAATGAAAGCGCGTAACTTTACAGGGCTTCGTATGGAGGATATCCGTCCGTTGTTCGAAAGGGAAGATATGTCTGACGAGGATATGGTCGCGTATCTAGCGAATTGTATGATAGATGCCAAGCATCCGCGTGCTTCGATTGAGACGCTATTGCACGCTTTTTTACCTTTTAATCATGTGGATCATACCCACCCGGACGCGATTATCAGCTTGTGCTGTGCGCACAACGGCAAGGAAATCGCGAAAGAGATTTTTGGTGATCGTTTTGTATGGGTTCCTTATATCCGTCCTGGTTTTAAGCTGTCCAAGATGATTGCCCAAGGTGTACTCGATCATCCCCAGGCAGAATTGGTGTTAATGGAGAAGCACGGCCTGGTTACTTGGGGAGAAACATCCGAGGCAGCCTATGCGAAAACCATTGAAATCATTCAAGAAGCAGAAAGCTATATCAAGGCTCGTCAAAAGGAAAAGCCGTCGTTTGGAGGCGCGAAATATAAAGCGCTTACCCAGGAGGAACGCCGCAATATTGCGTCCAGCGTCATGCCATCCGTTCGGGGAGCGGTCAGTGGTGATAAGAAGATGATCCTTACCTTTGATGACGCAGAGGACGTGCTGGAGTTTGTGAACGCTCAGGATTCTGCTGCTTTGTCACAGGTCGGAGCAGCGTGCCCGGATCATCTGGTTCATACCAAGGTAGTGCCATTCTTTGTGGATTGGACACCGGACGTGGAGGATGTAGAAGTTTTAAAAATCAAGCTTGTAGAGGGTATCGCAGCCTATAAGGAGCAATACCAAGCTTATTTTGAACGCAATCGGCATGAGGGAGATGTTATGTTTGAGGCCGCGCCACGTGTCATTTTAATCCCGGGCATCGGCATGATTAACACAGGCAAAAGCTGGAGTAACGCACAGGTGAGTGGTGCTTTATATCATCGGGCTATCGCGGTGATGCGGGGTGCGACGGCGCTAGGACAGTTTGTTTCGCTTAGTGAAAATGAATCATATAACGTGGAATACTGGCCGCTGGAGTTGTATAAGCTGTCGCTTGCTCCGGCAGAAGCAGAATTTTCGCGCAAAATCGCGCTCATTACAGGCGGTGCAGGCGGAATCGGCAGTGCAACGGCACGCCGTCTGGTGGATGAAGGAGCACATGTCGTGCTGGCCGACCTGAATCTGGAAGGTGCGCAAAAGGTGGCCGCTGAGCTGAATGACCACTACGGAGAAGGCCGCGCTATTGCAGTCAAAATGGATGTGACACAGGAGGATCAGATCCAGGCTGCCTATGCAGAAACTGCTCTGACCTATGGCGGTGTTGATATCATCGTCAACAATGCAGGTTTGGCCACCTCCAGTCCATTCGACGAAACATCATTAAAGGAATGGAATCTAAATGTGAACGTGCTAGGCACAGGTTATTTTCTGGTAGCACGGGAAGCGTTCAAGCTGATGAAGGAACAGACACTTGGCGGCAGCATGGTGTTCGTCGGCTCGAAAAACTCCGTCTATGCAGGTAAAAATGTAACGGCCTACAGCTCGGTCAAGGCGCTGGAAGCGCATCTGGCCCGTTGTATTGCCGCAGAAGGCGGCGAATACGGCATTCGGGTAAACACGATTTTGCCAGATGCGATTCTGCAAGGCTCCGCAATCTGGAACTCCAACTGGCGCAACGAACGCGCTGCCGCCTACGGCATCGAGCCAGACCAACTGGAGGAACACTACCGCAAGCGGACGACGCTGCTGGTAAACATTTACCCGCAGGATATCGCAGAGGGTATTGCCTTTTTCGCCTCATCCAAGGCGGAGAAAACGACAGGCTGTATGCTCACCATCGACGGCGGCGTACCCGCTGCCTTTACACGCTAG
- the rhaI gene encoding L-rhamnose isomerase, with the protein MSDKAYALFEEQQQQRGIDLEQVKKKLKALSIETPSWGYGDSGTRFKVFQKTGVPRDPFEKLEDAAQVHAVTGLCPSVAIHIPWDKVDNYGKLRSHAESLGLRLGAVNPNLFQDEDYMLGSVTNVDPAIRRKATNHLLECVDIAKETGSNDFSLWFADGTNYPGQGDIRKRKNWMLEALGEMYKALTPDMRMLIEYKAFEPAFYHTDIADWGMAYNFATKLGPQAQVLVDTGHHLPGANVEHIVAFLIDEKRLGGFHFNSYKYADDDLIVGSANPYELFLIFYQILNAAQDVDADIRHTVDKIAYLIDQSHNIEQKIPAMIRSVLNVQTQYAKALLINHAEVEEAANRQDVLGAEDAVRKAFEFDVAPLLKAIREEQGLPADPMKAYLASDYGTQILQRGKGGASW; encoded by the coding sequence ATGAGCGACAAAGCGTACGCCTTATTCGAGGAACAGCAGCAACAAAGGGGTATTGACCTGGAACAAGTAAAGAAAAAACTGAAAGCGCTTAGCATAGAAACCCCGTCATGGGGCTATGGCGACTCAGGTACACGGTTTAAAGTTTTTCAAAAAACAGGCGTGCCGCGTGATCCGTTCGAAAAGCTGGAGGATGCAGCACAGGTTCATGCAGTAACGGGATTGTGTCCATCGGTCGCCATTCATATTCCATGGGATAAGGTGGATAATTACGGCAAGCTCCGCAGCCATGCCGAAAGCCTGGGACTACGTCTTGGGGCGGTTAATCCGAATCTGTTTCAGGATGAAGATTACATGCTCGGCAGCGTCACCAATGTGGACCCGGCAATCCGCCGCAAGGCAACAAACCACCTGCTGGAATGCGTGGACATCGCGAAAGAAACGGGTTCCAACGATTTTAGCCTGTGGTTTGCAGACGGAACAAACTATCCAGGTCAGGGAGACATCCGCAAGCGGAAAAATTGGATGCTGGAGGCACTCGGCGAAATGTATAAGGCGCTCACGCCTGACATGCGCATGCTGATTGAATACAAAGCGTTCGAGCCAGCCTTTTATCACACGGACATTGCCGATTGGGGCATGGCGTACAATTTCGCGACCAAGCTGGGACCGCAGGCACAGGTGCTTGTAGATACGGGGCATCATCTGCCGGGAGCCAACGTGGAGCATATTGTCGCGTTTTTAATTGATGAGAAGCGACTGGGCGGTTTTCATTTTAATAGTTACAAATATGCGGATGATGATCTGATCGTGGGCTCCGCGAATCCGTATGAGCTGTTCTTGATCTTTTATCAGATTTTGAACGCGGCTCAGGATGTGGATGCAGATATCCGCCACACGGTGGATAAAATTGCTTATTTGATCGACCAGTCGCACAATATTGAACAAAAAATCCCGGCGATGATTCGCTCGGTGCTGAATGTGCAGACTCAGTATGCGAAGGCGTTGCTGATCAATCATGCAGAGGTGGAGGAAGCGGCGAACCGACAGGATGTGCTGGGTGCGGAGGATGCTGTGCGCAAAGCGTTTGAGTTCGACGTTGCACCATTGCTCAAGGCAATACGTGAGGAGCAAGGGTTACCCGCTGATCCGATGAAAGCCTATTTAGCGTCTGATTATGGCACGCAGATTTTGCAAAGAGGCAAGGGTGGTGCAAGCTGGTGA
- the rhaB gene encoding rhamnulokinase — MSILAYDLGASSGRVLLGRLTDSRIEVEEIHRFSNDPVKVGERLHWDILRLYHEVQQGLLKAKHMGVDPSSLAIDSWSVDFGLIGGTGELLGNPYHYRDWHTHGVMEEVQGQLGKEFIFQRTGIQFLTFNTMYQLAAMQKAKSPLLEQAEHFLMIPDLLRYFLTGEMYNEFSNATSTQLYNPLRQDWDNELLSGISVPRSWFGKVLEPGSTAGTIRSSVMTDLGIGAIPVIAVAEHDTGSAVAAVPALERSFAYLSCGTWSLMGTETPLPVINDDTLKFNFTNEGGVGRTYRLLKNIMGLWILQEARREWERQGSSYSFPELVHMAEQAPAFTSLIDPDDELFLHAGDMKTRIRQYCRNTGQPLPETPGEVTRCILESLALKYRYVLELTERVSGQRFNGLHMVGGGIQNRLLCQWTANSIQKPVWAGPAEASAIGNLAVQWMAQGKFADIWEARRVIADSISVEGYEPAESEAWEDAYGRFRRVAGLFVH; from the coding sequence GTGAGCATCCTCGCATATGATTTGGGGGCAAGCAGCGGCAGGGTTCTGCTCGGTCGATTGACGGATTCACGTATAGAGGTGGAGGAAATCCATCGCTTTTCGAATGATCCAGTCAAGGTCGGGGAACGTCTGCACTGGGATATTTTGCGTCTGTATCACGAGGTTCAGCAAGGGCTGCTCAAAGCCAAGCACATGGGAGTGGACCCGTCCAGTCTGGCGATTGATTCCTGGTCGGTTGATTTTGGACTGATTGGAGGAACCGGAGAATTGCTGGGTAACCCTTATCATTATCGGGATTGGCATACCCACGGGGTAATGGAGGAAGTACAGGGCCAGTTGGGGAAAGAGTTTATTTTTCAGCGCACAGGCATTCAGTTTTTGACCTTTAATACGATGTATCAGTTGGCTGCTATGCAAAAAGCAAAATCGCCGCTGCTGGAGCAGGCAGAGCATTTCTTGATGATCCCTGATCTGCTGCGGTATTTTCTGACGGGTGAAATGTATAATGAGTTTTCCAATGCGACCAGCACCCAGTTATATAATCCGTTACGGCAAGACTGGGATAATGAGCTTCTGTCCGGTATCAGCGTCCCCCGATCCTGGTTTGGAAAGGTACTGGAGCCGGGAAGTACCGCAGGTACGATCCGTTCCTCGGTCATGACCGATCTGGGCATCGGAGCGATTCCTGTGATTGCGGTAGCGGAGCATGATACGGGATCGGCTGTGGCGGCGGTGCCTGCGCTGGAACGATCATTTGCCTATTTAAGCTGCGGAACGTGGTCCCTGATGGGAACGGAAACCCCGCTGCCCGTGATCAACGACGATACGCTAAAATTTAATTTTACGAATGAAGGCGGGGTGGGTCGAACCTACAGGCTGCTTAAAAATATTATGGGCTTGTGGATTTTACAGGAGGCACGCAGAGAGTGGGAGCGGCAGGGAAGCTCCTATTCTTTCCCTGAATTGGTTCACATGGCAGAGCAGGCTCCGGCGTTCACTTCCTTGATTGACCCGGATGATGAACTGTTTCTGCATGCTGGGGATATGAAAACACGCATACGCCAATATTGCCGTAATACTGGGCAGCCTTTGCCGGAGACACCGGGGGAGGTCACACGCTGTATTTTGGAAAGTCTGGCGTTGAAGTACCGTTACGTTTTGGAGCTTACGGAACGGGTGTCAGGACAACGGTTTAACGGGTTGCATATGGTCGGTGGGGGAATTCAAAATCGGCTGTTGTGCCAATGGACGGCCAACTCGATTCAAAAACCCGTGTGGGCTGGACCCGCAGAAGCAAGCGCAATCGGCAATCTTGCGGTACAATGGATGGCACAGGGAAAGTTCGCTGATATATGGGAAGCACGCCGGGTCATCGCGGATTCTATTTCCGTAGAGGGTTATGAACCTGCCGAGTCGGAAGCGTGGGAGGATGCCTACGGACGATTCCGGCGTGTGGCGGGACTTTTTGTACATTAA
- a CDS encoding DeoR/GlpR family DNA-binding transcription regulator, whose protein sequence is MLVAERYEMIVQLVNEKGSIRVSELSELCKVTEETIRRDLDRLEQAGRLRRSHGGAVSVKNEQPETPYAVREIMNAEEKRRIAEEAVKQIQPHDRILLDASTTAWYMASILPDIPLTILTNSIRVATELAGKEKIEVISTGGQLLQRSLSFVGPLAERSLESYYVDKLFFSSQGVHLDRGISESNELQARLKQKMVSIADRVILLADASKFGQQAFTHVVKLSQVSEIITDSRLSDPIRSQLAELSIPVTVV, encoded by the coding sequence ATGCTGGTCGCAGAAAGATATGAGATGATCGTACAGCTCGTCAATGAAAAAGGAAGCATCCGTGTGTCGGAGCTGAGTGAGCTGTGCAAAGTAACGGAGGAAACGATCCGCCGCGATCTGGACCGTCTGGAGCAGGCGGGACGGCTGCGCCGTTCACATGGTGGAGCAGTCAGCGTCAAAAATGAGCAGCCCGAAACGCCGTATGCGGTACGGGAAATTATGAACGCAGAGGAAAAGCGCCGGATTGCCGAGGAAGCGGTAAAGCAGATTCAGCCGCATGATCGTATTTTGCTGGATGCTAGTACAACGGCCTGGTATATGGCGTCGATTCTGCCGGATATTCCGTTGACGATATTGACGAATTCGATCCGTGTAGCAACAGAGCTGGCGGGTAAGGAAAAAATCGAGGTCATTTCAACGGGGGGGCAGTTGCTACAGCGCTCGCTGTCGTTCGTAGGCCCGCTCGCGGAGCGCTCGTTGGAATCGTATTATGTGGATAAATTGTTTTTCTCCAGCCAGGGGGTCCATCTGGATCGGGGTATTAGTGAATCGAATGAGCTGCAAGCTCGTTTGAAGCAGAAAATGGTCAGCATTGCAGATCGTGTGATTTTACTGGCAGATGCGAGCAAATTTGGGCAGCAGGCATTCACGCATGTCGTGAAGCTGTCGCAGGTGTCCGAAATTATCACAGATTCACGGTTGTCAGACCCGATTCGCAGTCAACTTGCGGAGCTGTCAATTCCGGTTACGGTTGTGTAA
- a CDS encoding (Fe-S)-binding protein: MKVSLFITCLSDAIYPKVGEAMARLLARYGVELNFPKVQTCCGQPSYNSGYWDETRAAAKTILKAFDDSDFVVSPSGSCTYMIHHYPELFKDEPEWLDSARRLEQKTYEFTQFMVQVLGVTDVGASFPHTVTYHPSCHGTRLLGVKEEPMQLLGSVKGLQLVPLPFAEDCCGFGGTFAVKMSDISGAMVTEKVDHIRETEAEVLVGLDMACLMNIAGNLRYREEPVRVMHLAELLYEGVKHA, encoded by the coding sequence ATGAAGGTATCTTTATTTATTACCTGCCTGAGTGATGCGATTTATCCCAAGGTGGGGGAAGCGATGGCACGTTTGCTTGCCAGATATGGTGTCGAGCTTAATTTTCCAAAGGTGCAGACATGCTGCGGCCAGCCGTCCTATAACAGCGGCTACTGGGATGAAACGAGGGCGGCGGCGAAAACGATTTTGAAAGCGTTTGACGACAGTGACTTTGTCGTATCGCCCTCCGGCTCCTGCACTTATATGATTCATCATTACCCGGAACTATTTAAGGATGAGCCAGAATGGCTGGACTCAGCGCGGCGACTGGAGCAAAAGACGTATGAGTTTACGCAATTTATGGTGCAGGTGCTTGGCGTGACCGATGTGGGCGCGTCTTTTCCGCATACCGTAACCTACCATCCGTCTTGCCACGGTACCCGCTTGTTGGGTGTGAAGGAGGAGCCGATGCAGCTACTTGGCAGCGTAAAGGGCTTGCAACTGGTGCCGCTTCCTTTTGCCGAGGATTGCTGTGGCTTTGGGGGTACTTTTGCAGTAAAAATGTCGGATATTTCGGGAGCGATGGTGACAGAAAAGGTGGATCATATCAGGGAGACGGAGGCCGAGGTGCTGGTTGGACTGGATATGGCCTGCCTGATGAACATTGCGGGAAATCTCCGGTATCGGGAAGAGCCAGTTCGGGTGATGCATCTGGCCGAGCTGCTGTATGAAGGGGTGAAGCACGCATGA
- a CDS encoding LutB/LldF family L-lactate oxidation iron-sulfur protein, translating to MTAVHSHSMSQKVKKRAELALNDDFLRNAVRFTTERLRNGKQAASAQHGNWEEWRERGRQIRLHTIAHLDYYLNLFVDNARANGVHIHFADTAADAVRITLDIAAHNQARSVVKSKSMVSEELHLNQALEGVDIETIESDLGEYIIQLAGEAPSHIVIPAIHKNRYQIAELLSKEAGEELSADTTILAGFVRKKLREKFLEADIGMTGCNFAIAETGSMVLFENEGNARMVSTLPKTQITLMGMERIIPSWTDLEVMATLLPRSATGQKLTMYMSGITGPRRSQDADGPEEMHIIIVDNGRSLQLGNPEFQELLNCIRCGACLNACPVYRHIGGHAYGGTYSGPIGAVLTPALHGNIEEWNDIASASSLCGACYEACPVKIPLHDMLVYLRRRKVEVGQGDKLESAGMKGFATVVSSSKRFAAAIRLGQIAQKAVVRKGEITLKLGPLKGWNTYRVTPSLAKKSFRQQWSTLERELEQERNVMQPDVRSRMETILEDRSKGGRQHE from the coding sequence ATGACCGCTGTACATTCACATTCGATGAGCCAAAAGGTCAAAAAACGCGCCGAGCTGGCCCTGAACGACGATTTTCTGCGGAATGCGGTCCGTTTCACAACGGAGCGTTTGCGCAACGGCAAGCAGGCGGCTTCAGCGCAGCACGGAAATTGGGAGGAATGGCGTGAGCGAGGCCGTCAAATTCGGCTGCATACCATTGCCCATCTGGACTATTATCTGAACCTGTTTGTGGACAATGCCCGGGCCAACGGGGTGCATATCCATTTTGCCGATACAGCAGCAGACGCCGTACGGATTACACTGGATATTGCTGCCCACAATCAGGCTCGGTCTGTTGTTAAATCCAAGTCGATGGTGTCGGAGGAACTGCACTTGAATCAGGCGCTGGAGGGCGTGGATATCGAGACGATTGAAAGCGATCTTGGTGAGTATATTATTCAGCTTGCAGGTGAGGCTCCATCTCATATCGTCATTCCGGCGATTCACAAAAACCGCTATCAGATTGCCGAACTGCTGTCCAAAGAAGCGGGGGAGGAACTGTCTGCGGATACGACGATTTTGGCTGGTTTTGTCCGCAAAAAATTGCGTGAAAAGTTTCTGGAGGCAGATATCGGAATGACTGGCTGTAATTTTGCCATCGCGGAGACGGGTTCCATGGTGCTGTTCGAAAATGAAGGCAATGCGCGGATGGTATCCACTTTGCCCAAAACGCAAATTACGCTGATGGGTATGGAACGGATTATTCCATCATGGACGGATCTGGAGGTTATGGCTACATTGCTGCCACGCTCCGCTACCGGTCAGAAGCTGACCATGTACATGTCCGGTATTACAGGCCCGCGGCGCAGCCAGGATGCCGATGGACCGGAGGAAATGCACATCATCATCGTAGATAACGGACGCTCGCTTCAGCTAGGCAATCCCGAGTTTCAAGAACTGCTGAATTGCATTCGTTGCGGGGCTTGCCTGAACGCCTGTCCGGTGTACCGCCACATTGGTGGACATGCGTATGGCGGGACATATAGCGGCCCTATTGGCGCGGTACTTACGCCTGCCTTGCACGGCAACATCGAAGAGTGGAACGACATTGCAAGTGCATCCAGCCTGTGTGGTGCGTGCTATGAAGCCTGTCCGGTCAAAATACCATTGCACGATATGCTAGTCTATTTGCGCAGACGCAAGGTGGAGGTGGGGCAAGGAGATAAGCTGGAATCGGCAGGGATGAAAGGCTTTGCGACCGTTGTTTCCAGCTCGAAGCGATTCGCAGCGGCGATTCGGCTCGGACAGATTGCCCAAAAAGCGGTCGTCCGTAAGGGAGAAATTACGCTTAAGCTGGGTCCGCTAAAGGGCTGGAATACGTACCGCGTGACCCCTTCTTTGGCGAAAAAGTCCTTCCGTCAGCAATGGAGCACACTGGAACGTGAGCTGGAGCAGGAACGCAATGTGATGCAGCCTGACGTTCGTAGCCGAATGGAGACGATTTTGGAAGATAGAAGTAAAGGAGGCAGACAGCATGAGTGA